The following are encoded in a window of Fluviibacter phosphoraccumulans genomic DNA:
- a CDS encoding S-methyl-5'-thioinosine phosphorylase, with amino-acid sequence MATTEKPQFLAIIGGSGLNHLTILEGAHRRFVRTPYGEPSCPMTLGCICDQPMVFLARHGHGHTIQPDHINYRANIYALHELGVTGIVAVGSVGSIHPMLSPGDLVVPDQLIDYTWGRASTFYGSEPGVSMHIDFTNPFSSALRSQLLGVADLLGFNVRDGGVYACTQGPRLETAAEIRRLAGDGADVVGMTGMPEGVLARELGIPYAQLNVVANYAAGIGESANGIEFSALGPVLEEAMCKVRRIIETLVGCKAPG; translated from the coding sequence ATGGCTACAACAGAAAAACCGCAGTTTCTGGCGATCATTGGCGGCAGTGGTCTGAACCATCTGACCATTCTGGAAGGTGCGCATCGGCGCTTTGTTCGCACGCCCTACGGGGAACCTTCATGTCCGATGACCTTGGGCTGTATTTGTGATCAACCCATGGTGTTTCTGGCCAGGCACGGTCATGGCCATACGATACAACCGGACCACATCAATTATCGCGCCAATATTTATGCGCTTCATGAACTGGGGGTGACGGGCATTGTCGCCGTTGGTTCCGTCGGTTCCATCCACCCGATGCTGAGTCCTGGCGACCTGGTTGTTCCCGATCAACTCATTGATTACACGTGGGGTAGAGCGTCCACGTTTTATGGATCAGAGCCTGGTGTGAGCATGCACATCGATTTTACGAACCCGTTCTCGTCCGCGTTAAGATCGCAGCTGTTAGGGGTTGCTGACCTGTTGGGTTTTAACGTGCGTGATGGCGGTGTTTACGCCTGTACGCAAGGGCCACGCTTGGAAACTGCGGCTGAAATTCGTCGCCTGGCCGGTGATGGTGCTGATGTGGTCGGCATGACTGGCATGCCGGAAGGGGTTCTTGCCCGTGAATTGGGCATACCCTACGCCCAGCTGAATGTGGTCGCCAACTATGCCGCCGGGATTGGCGAAAGCGCCAACGGGATCGAATTCAGTGCATTGGGGCCGGTGCTTGAAGAGGCGATGTGTAAGGTGCGCCGGATCATTGAAACATTGGTTGGCTGTAAAGCACCGGGTTAA
- a CDS encoding methyltransferase domain-containing protein, translating to MKQQRLDHQTSALAEPIADTLARWSSEALDLDKQGAYDWLCSRVKAARVLEIGCGFGASTAALFRHGKRVFALDNRMDCLEAARARVPEATFGLADIRQAHALLIQDLAEFAPEAMVLWIAGAPAEALPRDVPEHYAVMQYRLAFQQAAVALAGQVSSIRTVHVADRTAFPWAMKDAGRETMAQLITTSVIGASPFRVTPADVQFRKLQAPVSPMPKGAPTGIVPVLGEATLHRIEPTAAT from the coding sequence ATGAAACAACAGCGCCTTGATCACCAGACCTCAGCACTGGCTGAACCAATTGCGGACACCCTGGCGCGCTGGTCAAGCGAAGCCCTTGATCTGGATAAACAGGGTGCCTACGATTGGCTCTGTAGCCGGGTAAAAGCGGCGCGTGTACTAGAAATCGGTTGTGGGTTCGGGGCTTCAACCGCTGCCTTGTTTCGCCACGGCAAACGTGTCTTTGCATTGGATAACCGCATGGATTGTCTGGAAGCTGCGCGAGCACGGGTGCCGGAGGCAACCTTCGGCCTGGCGGACATCCGTCAGGCTCACGCGTTGCTGATTCAGGATCTGGCTGAGTTTGCGCCGGAGGCGATGGTGCTCTGGATCGCTGGTGCCCCCGCAGAGGCTTTGCCAAGAGATGTTCCGGAACACTATGCGGTGATGCAATACCGTTTAGCTTTTCAACAGGCGGCCGTTGCGTTGGCCGGGCAGGTAAGTAGTATTCGTACGGTTCACGTGGCAGACAGGACGGCATTTCCCTGGGCCATGAAAGATGCCGGACGCGAGACGATGGCGCAACTGATCACAACCTCCGTGATTGGTGCGAGTCCATTCCGGGTCACGCCAGCGGATGTTCAGTTTCGCAAGTTGCAGGCGCCCGTTTCGCCGATGCCGAAGGGTGCGCCGACAGGTATTGTGCCGGTACTCGGCGAAGCTACCTTGCATCGAATTGAGCCAACGGCTGCTACGTAG
- a CDS encoding hypoxanthine-guanine phosphoribosyltransferase, with product MQHDPHLAECLYDRTAIDALMDQQATRLNARYAQSRPLVLCVMTGALVYAGHLLPRLKFSLDLDYVHASRYGDARTGGQLEWMARPRHAVMDREVLLLDDILDEGVTLHEIAQWLKAAGARSTEIAVLTHKQKSVPQPCAPDYPALKTPDRYVYGFGLDVDGLWRNANGIFVATAPT from the coding sequence ATGCAGCACGATCCACATCTAGCCGAATGTCTTTACGACCGCACGGCGATTGATGCGCTGATGGATCAGCAGGCAACTCGTCTGAATGCGCGCTATGCGCAGTCGCGGCCATTGGTACTTTGTGTCATGACCGGCGCATTGGTGTATGCCGGTCATTTGCTGCCGCGTCTGAAATTCTCGCTGGATCTTGATTATGTGCATGCCAGTCGATATGGTGACGCTCGCACCGGCGGTCAACTCGAATGGATGGCACGCCCCAGGCATGCGGTGATGGACCGGGAGGTGCTGCTGCTTGACGATATTCTGGACGAAGGGGTAACGCTGCACGAAATCGCTCAGTGGCTCAAAGCGGCGGGGGCGCGTAGCACTGAGATTGCGGTACTGACCCACAAACAAAAGTCCGTGCCGCAACCCTGTGCGCCTGACTATCCGGCATTAAAGACGCCCGATCGTTATGTGTACGGATTTGGCTTGGATGTCGACGGCCTGTGGCGCAATGCGAATGGAATTTTTGTGGCGACGGCGCCGACATGA